The genomic interval ATGTGTGgattaaaaacatatttagaatactaaaaacacttttaaaatatttaaagcaaatagGTGTGCTAATAACTACTTGACCCTTACACCTATTTTTAAGCTCGAAGTATATAAGTCATTACTAATTCAGGACAATGAGAAAACAAATGAGGCAGAATGATTTGTGATTCAGACATTCAATGAACTGTATACCCTATCACTATTTGTATTTAAACTCATTTCCACTTGACAACTACATATTGAGCACCTTCTTTGAGCAAGCAGGAGGAATCAAGAAAGCCCCCAGATATGACTTGGTCTCCCAGGACCTGCAGTGCAGCACACCAGGAGACAAGTGCTGACTAAGTCCTCAGAGGACAGGCATCTGACAGGCTTGGAGGCCTAGGGAAGGACACACAGAGGAAGCAGGGTCCCAGTGGGGACCTTGAGGAAAGCAGGAATGAGCCTATTAACCAGGATACCAGGTAGAAGAAGGACTTTGAGAAAAGGCCTCCTGGTACAAGAGAGCATGGTTTGTTCTcagaataaaaggaaatgcaagGGAGTTGTGAAAAGCGAGGGTGTGGTGAGAAACGCAGGGCTGTTCATCCATCTGAGACAGAAAAGAGAGCCTGGTTCTACCCTAACAGTGAAGGATTAACGAAGTGGGCTTCACAATCAGGTCTGAACCCAGAAAGTGCATCCTGGCTGGGAGATGGAGGCACAGTAAGTTAAGCAAGAGTTTAACTGAGGATGGTAGCCTGGCCTGGAGAAATGGCAATGAGGGTGGAACAAGGGAGGTTCGTGAGGTAAGAATCAAAAGCCACTGTGGGGAGCAAAGCAGTGATGTAGCAGGGGTGACTCATCCCTAGGTCTCTGGCTCAGACCAGCAGGAGAGGTAGGGATTTTGGGATCATGACACCCTTCCCTGAGCCAGAGACCACTGCAGCAGTTACAGCCTGTGTGctgagggaggtgggaggaatgAGGGACAGTATGGAATATATTCAGTCTTAGGTACCTGACAAGTCAGGAAAACACCCTTCCTACAGATCTGAAGCTCATGAGAGAGATCATTCATCATGGGGTTGTAATCCGGGGACTTAATTTTCTCTTAAAGAGAAGCATCAGTGTGAAAGGCAGTTTTCCTCTCCATCCTGAGTCCCCCAGTGGTTCCTGTAACCCTCTCGACAACACACTCCCTTTTACCAAGGATGAAGGGATGCATGAATGCATCAAAGCAACAACTCTGCCTGAAGACGCCCTATCGAACCCCTACTACTCCCAGCTGTATTTCCGGGCACCACACAGTCCCTTAACCTCTTTAGTGAACTAAGTGTTGttctaataaaacaaaacaaatctaacCCCAATCCTTGCAAGCAGTTTCTAGGCTCAGAGAGCCTTGTAAACGTCCAAAAAAGCAACATGGGTGCAATGAAGCACGGAGATTTACTGCACTGCCTACAAAACCAGGTGACGAGGCCTTGCCTTGTTATCAGACCCAAGTCCTCCAAAATTTGGGGAATTCAGAGAGAGATTTTTTGCAAACTATTATATGCAAAGCATTTTCGTTCGCTTAGAGTAAACAATTACCTACCCTTGGGTTCCTTGGCCATGAAAAACAATGAggttttggtgctgggaagaCTCCAACCCCTGCACAATtcccacccccccaacccccccaggGTCCTCTGCTGTAGGGATTCCAGTGGGGGAGGGGGCGCGGCAAAGGCCCTTTTACTTCTGTGGCTTTGGAAGACAATCTAGGGCAGGAAAGTCTCCACTGTGGGATGAGAGCTCTCACCTGCAGCCCCAGTCCTCCCTGCGGAAGGGAGAAGTGGGGACCCCGGCGGGCGAGCGCAGAACCAGACTCCCGCAGCGGCCTCCGCGCCTGCGCAGTGGGCTCGGGCAGCGCAGAGCCGGGCGCCGGGCCTCTTGTCCCGCTGTGCGCATGCGCCGCGCTCCCCCGCCCCCAAATCCACCCCTCCCTCGGTCCTGCCCAGCGCAGAAGCCCACGTTCCGCTGCTCCCCGGAGGCGGGCGGATCTGTCATTTGCTTTCCTCCACTCGGCCTTTGGCCCAGGCTAGGAGCCTGGGCTGGGCTGTGCTGCCTCCTGCTGGATTGCCTGGCACTCGCAGGACGCATGTTTAGGAAGCAAGGATCCCTGAAGgcgaaaagatttttaaaagtgtagAGGTTCATTTATCATTTGAGGGACATTTGTGGGACCTCTACGGAACCTAGCATTTTACGCTGTCTAGCAGACTGTCCCCATTTTCCGTGGAGGGAGATGAAGTTCAGAGAGAGAAGTCCAAAGTCAGAACCCAAGTTTATCTGGTTTCAAACCCCAAAGATCCTTCAGTCACGCCATCAGTGGGGTGATGTAGATGGGGCTGAGAGAGAACATTCTGCCTTTTCACTTCAGGCCACAATTGCTGGGCTTAGATACAGAGGAGGACAGTGTGGAATCTGAGTCGGAGAGCACTTTCAATCTTGTCCAGTCCGGGATAAGCTGTTCTGTCCCCAGGACTTGACTTGAAATTGTGCCTTCTGGTGAATTTTCATCTCACTCAGTTTTGCCTTCTAGGCTAAATGCAGCCACTCTTCCTCACAGGGCAGACTTTCTGGGATTTGAAGAAAGCACTCCTCAGGACCAAACAGCTCTAGGATTCTGTGGGGCTGGGATAACAGCAGAATTCTTCagaataacaaagaaagaaagatacacAGCTAAGGTACACAGCAAGTCTTGTGAAACTTGTTGAATCTATTCTT from Castor canadensis chromosome 8, mCasCan1.hap1v2, whole genome shotgun sequence carries:
- the LOC109695349 gene encoding uncharacterized protein isoform X6, producing MNLYTFKNLFAFRDPCFLNMRPASARQSSRRQHSPAQAPSLGQRPSGGKQMTDPPASGEQRNVGFCAGQDRGRGGFGGGGARRMRTAGQEARRPALRCPSPLRRRGGRCGSLVLRSPAGVPTSPFRREDWGCRETKGLLSWQGSPFFTTSIHGAEWSPSAGFWLQLEWRGVTGKSTSQSDQKDPATVRGFLKAEVVDTLRKSCPSHESRKARISG
- the LOC109695349 gene encoding uncharacterized protein isoform X4 — encoded protein: MNLYTFKNLFAFRDPCFLNMRPASARQSSRRQHSPAQAPSLGQRPSGGKQMTDPPASGEQRNVGFCAGQDRGRGGFGGGGARRMRTAGQEARRPALRCPSPLRRRGGRCGSLVLRSPAGVPTSPFRREDWGCRETKGLLSWQGSPFFTTSIHGAEWSPSAGFWLQLEWRGVTGKSTSQSDQKDPATVRGFLKAEVVDTLRKSCPSHESRKARISGEFIYQ